The Epinephelus lanceolatus isolate andai-2023 chromosome 11, ASM4190304v1, whole genome shotgun sequence genome window below encodes:
- the LOC117267234 gene encoding transcriptional regulator ATRX-like gives MSAATLSTTPNKLNELVNKLHEYLAHSAVEDSNGGPTTEDANGLTNRSCSGGHSTGQVTTEAGLDTRYSRRKPAVVIKHSGLDESGDSDATVDLDIPVSANGHPDISRLPKGTVLVRPEPVDNGRDDFRGPEFRSRKSGVLRKDFSKRRGGVEHMGIVSCTACGRQVNHFQRDSFYRHPALKVLICKSCYKYYLSDDISKDGDGMDEQCRWCAEGGNLICCDYCSNAFCKKCILRNLGRKELSGILESKWYCYVCSPEPLFDLVMACDSVLENMESLWYHQRKRNRVEPEKSELYHIMPHLPQTIPLDKWDHTGMDGNVVFNYNTLHISKDVTKKAKHLVDSANILNRTFVNFIHTVTRNKQTPASRKLYLNSFLSVVKGLRKSLSALEDSLKEEFSDLDVLSFWEKFFSDDLNAQPVTEADTEPDMSDERCLRDLQKLAAEHLEDYDSDSKGNSDGRTAHACPGEARDSDPRKARQRAKKIGLKPSESSVSMTKKLVVKLTPVPMEQGQSPDAPKMEEDMQMDDKKSEGEDVPEDEETGVVSATADSKMSNDNSSASLHLEEEQGNRRSPRVKTTPLRRQSDVKGKTSLSAADSESDSDPEETSSTLLAKNTEEESRARDDSDSDEVPVALLERAALTHSSDEPQSDENGGNASAKVAKKCLFWLTKNTPMSPEKMRRKRKMLDCSPESDSSNRRVKARRESGTDSSSDDQDDSQKKIQHLNTLRPIGKSHLVKREDEGVAGQQVRIQAAKSKAKSGQKAMESSSSSSEDEDEDDDDDSGSDGSDQKMKPITEDVALLGAAPYHQSSGDEEQSGPSWAAEDDDDAENRIAKKMLLAQIKANYSSGDDISSDEETQEDDSVSEEDNEVKQGNDDNETDENGGDLTSQSTDGTSDELNPSRHHLLRHKLTLDEAVPNDMAAAESDAGKEEKKRRPSRNQLSSDSESDGDSNEIEPEDCEMSEELSQSEDETDETGIKSLSSKVKETPRSCERKIQVPCIWLSDSNSEKSDKEDTDSDNKGTPKGRKKIRKIIEDVNLRAETQNALREEEERCKRLANREQQDRREIIVIEDELSQVPCSITTKLVLDQDEETKMPLVQVHRNLVTKLKPHQVDGVQFIWDSCCESVKKANSSPGSGCILAHCMGLGKTLQVVTFLHTVLLSENLKFRTALVVCPLNTILNWVSEFKKWQSSLGQDKVKVTELATIKHPPHRLRALQSWQRDGGVMIMGYEMYRILSLAQKISDEEWKKELKSILVDPGPDFVVCDEGHILRNEASNISKSMNAIKTQRRVLLTGTPLQNNLVEYHCMVNFIKTNLLGSLNEFRNRFINPIQNGQCADSTSKDVRIMKRRAHVLYGMLAGCVQRRDYSELTNFLPPKHEYVLAVRITPLQCMLYRHYLDHVTVMGSVTNRQKGKTGANLFKDFQVLGKIWTHPWCLQLNYISKENKGYFAREKKKAAALLKDDEPTVKESGLRQNEGQEGNNDDSNAAGISDVTGGVPAVEGEKAPISLKAQTFNEDWFKNMLSEEDAKILEHSGKMVLLFEILRMAEDLEDKVLVFSQSLISLDLIEDFLKAFHNARHPSSAKVGSWIKNVDYYRLDGSTSALLRKKWAEEFNNTANVRGRLFLISTRAGSLGINLVAANRVIIFDASWNPSYDIQSIYRVYRFGQLKQVFVYRFLAQGTMEEKIYDRQVTKQSLSFRVVDQQQIERHFTLSELTELYTFEPDLLDDPISKKSKRSTTVVPKDKVLGQLLQTSKDHIVSFHEHESLLDHKQEEELSEAERKDAWAEYEAESSKAPASSSQNPLDMKTNEELVKLLNESRANVAVAFTEMARVTSYPIEDYILQSRLQYPQLSEAMLKNKAQVWKVSDEKEQERRQAFYRDVLAKQQKLIRSIEAILNVRRTQAMQVTVTTVTQPGQT, from the exons ATGTCTGCAGCAACGCTGAG CACCACTCCCAACAAGCTGAATGAATTGGTCAACAAATTGCACGAGTATTTGGCTCATTCTGCTGTTGAGGACAGCAATGGTGGACCAACCACGGAAGATGCTAATG GTCTGACAAACAGGAGTTGTTCTGGGGGACACTCAACAGGCCAAGTTACAACAGAG GCAGGACTGGATACCAGGTATTCAAGGAG AAAACCAGCTGTTGTCATAAAGCACTCTGGACTGGACGAGTCTGGGGACTCAGATGCAACTGTGGACTTGGATATACCAGTCAGCGCAAATGGTCACCCTGATATCAGTAGATTGCCAAAAG GCACTGTGCTGGTGAGGCCTGAACCTGTTGATAATGGAAGAGATGACTTCAGGGGTCCTGAGTTTCGCAGCCGGAAATCAGGCGTACTGCGGAAAGACTTTTCAAAAAGACGTGGAG GAGTTGAACACATGGGAATTGTCAGTTGCACTGCATGTGGCCGACAAGTTAACCACTTCCAGAGAGATTCCTTCTATCGTCATCCAGCTCTGAAAGTACTCATTTGCAAG tcttGCTACAAGTATTACCTAAGTGATGACATCAGCAAAGATGGAGATGGAATGGACGAGCAGTGCAG ATGGTGTGCTGAAGGAGGCAACTTGATTTGTTGCGACTACTGTAGTAATGCCTTCTGCAAGAAGTGTATTCTAAGAAATTTAGGAAGGAAGGAGCTGTCTGGTATCTTGGAAAGCAAATGGTACTGCTATGTATGTAGCCCGGAGCCCCTTTTTGACCTGGTGATGGCCTGTGACAGTGTCCTCGAGAACATGGAGAGTCTGTGGTATCACCAGCGTAAAAGAAACCGAGTAGAGCCGGAGAAATCTGAACTTTACCACATCATGCCACACTTACCACAAACCATTCCTTTGGATAAATGGGATCACACTGGTATGGATGGTAATGTGGTGTTCAACTACAACACACTGCATATTTCCAAGGATGTAACCAAAAAGGCCAAACATTTAGTGGACTCTGCAAACATTCTAAACAGAACATTTGTCAATTTCATTCATACTGTGACAaggaacaaacaaacacctgCTTCTCGCAAACTGTATCTGAACTCTTTTTTGTCAGTAGTCAAAGGTTTGCGAAAATCACTTTCAGCTCTTGAGGATAGTCTTAAGGAAGAATTCAGTGACTTAGATGTCTTGAGCTTTTGGGAAAAGTTCTTTAGTGATGACTTGAATGCACAACCTGTCACAGAAGCAGACACAGAGCCAGATATGTCTGATGAAAGATGCTTGAGGGACTTACAGAAATTGGCAGCTGAACACCTGGAAGATTATGATTCTGACTCCAAGGGCAACTCAGATGGGAGAACTGCACATGCCTGCCCTGGGGAGGCCAGGGATTCAGATCCACGTAAAGCCAGACAAAGGGCAAAAAAGATTGGCTTGAAGCCTTCTGAAAGCTCGGTCAGCATGACAAAAAAACTAGTGGTAAAACTTACGCCAGTGCCAATGGAGCAGGGGCAATCCCCCGATGCCCCAAAGATGGAGGAGGACATGCAGATGGATGATAAGAAGTCAGAGGGAGAGGATGTACCAGAAGATGAAGAGACAGGTGTTGTAAGTGCTACAGCTGACAGCAAAATGAGCAATGACAACTCTAGTGCATCATTACACCTTGAAGAGGAACAAGGCAATAGACGATCTCCTCGCGTGAAGACAACACCTTTGCGTCGACAAAGTGATGTCAAGGGCAAAACATCTCTTTCAGCAGCAGACAGTGAGAGTGACTCTGACCCTGAGGAAACCTCCAGCACATTGCTAGCCAAAAATACTGAAGAAGAGAGCAGAGCAAGAGATGACTCTGATTCAGATGAAGTCCCTGTAGCTCTGCTTGAGCGAGCAGCTTTGACACATAGCTCTGATGAACCTCAGAGTGACGAGAATGGTGGAAATGCATCAGCCAAGGTTGCCAAGAAATGTCTCTTTTGGCTGACTAAGAACACCCCAATGTCACCGGAGAAGATGCGTCGCAAACGCAAGATGCTGGACTGTTCCCCCGAGTCTGATTCAAGTAACAGAAGAGTCAAAGCTCGAAGGGAAAGCGGGACAGATTCTTCTAGTGATGATCAAGATGACTCGCAGAAGAAAATACAACACTTGAATACGTTGAGGCCAATAGGGAAATCACACCTCGTCAAAAGAGAGGATGAAGGTGTAGCTGGACAGCAGGTTAGGATACAGGCTGCAAAGTCTAAGGCTAAATCTGGTCAGAAAGCAATGGAATCGTCATCCTCATCAAgcgaagatgaagatgaagatgatgatgacgacTCTGGGAGTGATGGAAGTGATCAGAAGATGAAACCAATCACTGAAGATGTGGCCTTATTGGGGGCAGCACCATACCACCAATCATCGG gaGATGAGGAGCAGTCTGGGCCCTCGTGGGCAgcagaagatgatgatgatgcagaaaATAG AATCGCTAAGAAAATGCTATTGGCCCAAATCAAAGCCAACTACTCCTCGGGCGATGATATCTCTTCGGATGAGGAGACGCAGGAGGATGATTCTGTGTCGGAGGAAGACAACGAGGTCAAACAAGGCAATGATGATAATGAAACAGATGAAAATG GCGGAGACTTGACTTCACAATCAACTGACGGCACATCTGATGAGCTCAACCCCAGTAGGCACCATCTTCTCCGCCATAAACTAACCTTAGATGAGGCAGTGCCAAATGAcatggcagcagcagagagtgatgcaggaaaggaggagaaaaagcGAAGACCCAGCAGGaatcagctgagct CTGATAGTGAAAGTGATGGTGACAGTAACGAGATAGAGCCAGAAGATTGTGAGATGAGTGAGGAGCTGAGTCAGTCAGAGGATGAGACCGATGAAACCGGAATCAAAAG TTTATCCAGTAAAGTGAAGGAGACACCTCGTAGTTGCGAACGGAAGATACAAGTTCCCTGCATTTGGTTGTCTGATTCCAACAGTGAAAAG AGTGATAAAGAGGATACAGACAGCGACAATAAAGGCACTCCCAAAGGACGCAAAAAGATCCGAAAAATCATTGAAGATGTCAATCTCCGTGCTGAGACTCAGAACGCCctcagagaagaggaggaaaggtGCAAACGTTTGGCAAATAGAGAACAACAGGACAGGAGAGAG ATAATTGTTATCGAAGATGAGCTGTCTCAGGTGCCGTGCTCCATCACCACCAAGCTGGTCCTGGATCAGGATGAGGAGACCAAGATGCCTCTTGTTCAGGTGCACAGGAACCTGGTGACGAAACTGAAGCCTCACCAAGTGGACG GTGTTCAGTTTATTTGGGACAGTTGCTGTGAGTCTGTGAAGAAGGCCAACTCTTCTCCTGGATCAGGCTGTATACTGGCACACTGTATGGGCCTGGGAAAGACTCTGCAG GTGGTAACATTCCTCCACACGGTGCTGCTGTCAGAGAACCTGAAATTCAGAACAGCCCTAGTTGTGTGTCCACTGAACACTATCCTCAACTGGGTCAGCGAGTTCAAGAAATGGCAGAGCAGCTTGGGACAAGATAAAGTCAAA GTTACAGAACTGGCTACAATAAAGCATCCTCCACATCGGCTGAGGGCTCTGCAGAGCTggcagagagatggaggtgTGATGATAATGGGGTATGAAATGTACCGCATCTTGTCACTCGCCCAGAAAATCAGTGATGAGGAGTGGAAGAAAGAGTTGAAGAGCATACTGGTGGATCCAG gtcCAGATTTTGTGGTTTGTGACGAGGGACATATCCTCCGCAACGAAGCATCCAATATTTCCAAATCTATGAATGCCATCAAGACCCAACGAAGAGTGTTGCTGACTGGCACACCACTACAAAACAATCTGGTTGAGT ACCACTGCATGGTCAACTTCATCAAGACGAACCTACTGGGCTCACTGAACGAATTCCGAAACCGCTTCATCAACCCCATACAGAATGGCCAGTGTGCTGACTCCACATCAAAAGACGTCCGAATCATGAAGAGGCGAGCACATGTACTTTATGGAATGTTGGCTGGATGTGTGCAG AGAAGAGACTATTCAGAGTTGACCAATTTTCTGCCCCCCAAACACGAGTATGTGCTGGCAGTCAGGATAACTCCACTGCAGTGTATGCTGTATCGCCACTACCTGGACCATGTCACTG ttatgGGCTCTGTGACGAACAGACAAAAGGGGAAGACTGGAGCAAACCTGTTCAAGGACTTTCAGGTGCTCGGCAAAATTTGGACTCATCCCTGGTGCCTTCAGCTCAACTACATCAGCAAAGAAAACAAG GGATATTTTgcaagggagaaaaaaaaagcagcggCTCTGCTGAAAGATGATGAACCCACTGTGAAGGAGAG TGGACTAAGACAGAATGAAGGACAAGAAGGGAATAACGATGACAGCAATGCAGCAGGTATTTCTGATGTGACCGGAGGCGTTCCAGCAGTGGAAG GAGAGAAAGCACCCATCAGCCTGAAGGCTCAGACTTTCAACGAGGACTGGTTCAAGAACATGCTGTCTGAAGAGGACGCCAAAATCCTGGAGCACTCAGGGAAGATGGTGCTCTTGTTTGAGATTCTCAGGATGGCTGAAGATCTGGAAGATAAAGT GCTTGTGTTCAGTCAGTCCTTGATCTCATTAGACTTGATTGAGGATTTCCTCAAGGCTTTTCACAATGCCAGACACCCATCGTCAGCCAAAG TGGGCAGCTGGATTAAAAATGTTGATTACTATCGTCTCGATGGTTCCACCAGTGCTCTATTAAGGAAGAAGTGGGCAGAAGAGTTCAATAACACCGCCAATGTTCG CGGCCGATTGTTTCTCATCTCAACGAGAGCCGGCTCACTGGGCATCAACCTCGTTGCTGCTAACAGGGTCATCATCTTTGATGCCTCATGGAATCCCTCGTATGACATACAGAGCATATACAGGGTGTACCGCTTTGGTCAGCTGAAACAAGTGTTTGTGTACCGCTTCTTGGCTCAG GGCACCATGGAGGAGAAGATCTATGATCGTCAGGTGACCAAGCAGTCTTTGTCTTTTCGAGTGGTGGATCAGCAGCAGATTGAGAGGCACTTCACCCTCTCTGAACTGACTGAACTTTATACATTTGAGCCAGACCTGCTGGACGACCCAATCTCTAAGAAAAGCAAAAGAAGCACCACTGTTGTGCCAAAG GATAAGGTCCTGGGACAGCTATTACAAACCAGTAAAGACCACATAGTGTCTTTCCACGAGCATGAATCTCTGCTGGACCATAAACAAGAGGAGGAGCTCAGTGAGGCAGAACGCAAAGACGCCTGGGCTGAGTACGAGGCCGAG TCTTCCAAAGCTCCAGCCAGCTCGAGCCAGAACCCCTTGGATATGAAGACCAATGAAGAGCTAGTG AAACTGCTGAACGAGAGCAGAGCAAATGTAGCGGTTGCCTTCACAGAGATGGCCCGTGTGACTTCTTACCCTATCGAGGACTACATTTTGCAATCG CGGCTACAGTATCCTCAGCTGTCTGAGGCCATGCTGAAGAACAAAGCACAGGTTTGGAAAGTGAGTGATGAGAAGGAGCAGGAACGTAGACAGGCCTTCTATCGAGATGTTCTTGCAAAGCAGCAAAAA CTTATACGCAGCATTGAGGCCATACTGAACGTGAGAAGGACTCAAGCGATGCAGGTGACCGTGACCACTGTGACCCAGCCTGGACAGACTTGA